In a genomic window of Quercus lobata isolate SW786 chromosome 4, ValleyOak3.0 Primary Assembly, whole genome shotgun sequence:
- the LOC115984257 gene encoding uncharacterized protein LOC115984257: MAKCIVEKCPMLLSIGNGNKFDKLIPVVMALTRNSNSIATAQYLYSVTPPGSLSPGKGSINGATFVTRCIYSKEFDMALDVLEKFPTLVTALDIEEESPVLALAIMSFPYTSENQLISWKRWIYN; this comes from the exons ATGGCAAAATGCATAGTTGAAAAGTGTCCAATGTTACTTAGCATTGGAAACGGAAACAAATTTGACAAACTCATTCCAGTCGTGATGGCTCTTACGCGTAACTCCAATTCAATAGCTACGGCTCAATATCTCTATTCTGTAACTCCTCCAGGAAGTCTAAGTCCTGGAAAGGGCAGTATAAATGGTGCTACGTTTGTTACTCGATGCATTTATTCAAAAGAATTTG ATATGGCTTTGGATGTGCTGGAAAAATTCCCTACTTTGGTGACTGCTTTAGATATCGAGGAGGAGTCCCCTGTGCTGGCATTAGCTATCATGTCTTTTCCATATACGAGTGAAAATCAGCTCATATCTTGGAAACGATGGATCTATAACT